From Rhodopseudomonas palustris, a single genomic window includes:
- a CDS encoding UdgX family uracil-DNA binding protein (This protein belongs to the uracil DNA glycosylase superfamily, members of which act in excision repair of DNA. However, it belongs more specifically to UdgX branch, whose founding member was found to bind uracil in DNA (where it does not belong), without cleaving it, appears to promote DNA repair by a pathway involving RecA, rather than base excision.) encodes MHRIRLDSDTDFDGWRKAARELVLADVAPADITWSVTGDEPELFDAAGLSPDAGAFAETAAPFTHFTQSPSPAQTFNVPARFVELAQLAILHRDPQRFAYLYQLLWRLRANPELMQVATDPDVARLSAMAKAVRRDEHKMHAFVRFREIGREPKSRYVAWFEPEHHIVELAAPFFARRFADMEWSILTPDVCAHWDGHRVAITPGVTKAMAPSEDRLEQTWLTYYASIFNPARLKTKAMQAEMPKKYWRNLPEAALIKPLIEHAERKAHAMVAAEATAPRKPQRQEQPMTRAKPKADTLAHLREEAKDCRACDLWKDATQTVFGEGPQHATVMLVGEQPGDKEDLAGKPFVGPAGQMLDRALAEAGVDRSKTYVTNAVKHFKFVPRGKIRLHQKPNTPEIKACRQWYERELAAVQPLLVVAMGATAAQSVLGKVTPINANRGHLIDRDDGPQVLVTVHPSYLLRLPDAEAKEREYARFVDDLKIVAAHLRKADVA; translated from the coding sequence ATGCACCGCATCCGGCTCGACAGCGACACCGATTTCGACGGCTGGCGCAAGGCGGCGCGGGAGCTGGTGCTGGCGGACGTGGCACCGGCGGATATCACCTGGAGCGTGACGGGCGACGAGCCGGAGCTGTTCGACGCGGCGGGGCTGTCGCCGGATGCGGGAGCCTTTGCTGAAACGGCCGCGCCGTTCACACACTTTACCCAATCGCCCTCCCCCGCGCAGACCTTCAACGTCCCCGCCCGCTTCGTCGAGCTGGCGCAACTCGCCATCCTGCACCGCGATCCGCAGCGCTTCGCATATCTGTATCAGTTGCTGTGGCGTCTCCGCGCCAATCCCGAGCTGATGCAGGTGGCGACCGATCCCGACGTGGCGCGGCTTTCGGCGATGGCCAAGGCGGTGCGGCGCGACGAGCACAAGATGCACGCCTTCGTCCGGTTCCGCGAGATCGGCCGCGAGCCGAAGTCGCGCTACGTCGCCTGGTTCGAACCCGAGCATCATATCGTCGAGCTGGCCGCGCCGTTCTTCGCCCGCCGCTTCGCCGATATGGAATGGTCGATCCTGACGCCCGACGTCTGCGCGCATTGGGACGGCCACAGGGTTGCGATCACGCCCGGCGTCACCAAGGCGATGGCGCCGTCGGAGGATCGCCTCGAACAAACCTGGCTCACCTACTACGCCAGCATCTTCAATCCGGCGCGGCTGAAGACCAAGGCGATGCAGGCCGAGATGCCGAAGAAATATTGGCGCAATCTGCCCGAAGCGGCGCTGATCAAACCGCTGATCGAACACGCCGAGCGCAAGGCGCACGCGATGGTCGCGGCCGAGGCGACCGCGCCGAGGAAGCCGCAGCGACAGGAGCAACCGATGACGAGAGCCAAGCCCAAGGCCGACACGCTGGCGCATCTGCGCGAGGAAGCGAAAGATTGCCGCGCCTGCGACCTGTGGAAGGACGCCACCCAGACCGTGTTCGGCGAAGGTCCGCAGCATGCCACCGTGATGCTGGTCGGCGAACAGCCCGGCGACAAGGAAGACCTCGCCGGCAAGCCGTTCGTCGGCCCGGCCGGGCAGATGCTCGATCGGGCGCTGGCGGAAGCCGGCGTCGACCGCAGCAAGACCTATGTGACCAACGCAGTGAAGCACTTCAAATTCGTGCCGCGCGGCAAGATCCGCCTGCACCAGAAGCCGAACACGCCGGAGATCAAGGCGTGCCGGCAATGGTACGAGCGCGAACTCGCCGCGGTGCAGCCGCTGCTGGTCGTCGCCATGGGCGCCACCGCGGCGCAGAGCGTGCTCGGCAAGGTGACGCCAATCAACGCCAATCGCGGCCATCTGATCGACCGCGACGACGGCCCGCAGGTGCTGGTGACGGTGCATCCATCGTATCTGCTGCGCCTGCCTGACGCCGAGGCCAAAGAGCGCGAATACGCCCGCTTCGTCGACGACCTGAAAATCGTCGCCGCGCATCTGAGGAAGGCGGATGTGGCGTAG
- a CDS encoding putative DNA modification/repair radical SAM protein yields the protein MDVQRKLAILADAAKYDASCASSGTEKRDSRDGKGLGSTAPGMGICHSYAPDGRCISLLKVLLTNACAYDCLYCVNRASSNVPRARFTVDEVVQLTLDFYRRNYIEGLFLSSGIIRSADYTMEQIVEVARRLREEHHFRGYIHLKTIPEADDALIAKAGRYADRLSINIEVPEETSLAQLAPEKNVRAIRRTMGRLRLKLDEATEAKKAPTRTKPPRFAPAGQSTQMIVGADAATDQTILDTSANLYGSYNLKRVYYSAFSPIPDSSRALPLQAPPLVREHRLYQADWLMRFYGFEAGEIIDPAAGMLSLEIDPKLAWALRHRERFPLDVNRASREELLRIPGFGRKAVDRIIDTRRNSAIRSSDLAKLHIPRNKALPFIVLPDHRPPAYQLDGARLAERFRPKAQQLGFGF from the coding sequence ATGGACGTGCAGCGCAAGCTGGCCATCCTGGCGGACGCGGCGAAATACGACGCCTCCTGCGCCTCCAGCGGGACGGAGAAACGCGACAGTCGGGACGGCAAGGGGCTCGGCTCGACCGCGCCCGGCATGGGCATCTGCCATTCTTATGCGCCGGACGGCCGCTGCATCTCGCTGCTCAAGGTGCTGCTGACCAACGCCTGCGCCTACGACTGCCTGTATTGCGTCAACCGTGCGTCGTCGAACGTGCCACGCGCCCGCTTCACCGTCGACGAAGTGGTGCAGCTCACGCTCGACTTCTATCGCCGCAACTACATCGAGGGGCTGTTCCTGTCCTCGGGCATCATCCGCAGCGCCGACTACACCATGGAGCAGATCGTCGAAGTGGCGCGGCGCCTCCGGGAGGAGCATCACTTCCGCGGCTACATTCATCTGAAGACGATTCCGGAAGCCGACGACGCGCTGATCGCCAAGGCCGGCCGCTATGCCGACCGGCTCAGCATCAACATCGAGGTGCCGGAGGAGACCAGCCTCGCTCAGTTGGCGCCGGAGAAGAACGTCCGCGCCATCCGCCGCACCATGGGCCGGCTGCGCTTGAAGCTGGATGAAGCGACCGAAGCGAAGAAAGCCCCGACGCGGACCAAGCCGCCGCGCTTCGCACCGGCCGGCCAGAGCACGCAGATGATCGTCGGCGCCGACGCCGCCACCGACCAGACCATCCTCGACACGTCCGCCAATCTCTACGGCTCGTACAATCTGAAGCGGGTGTACTACTCGGCGTTCAGCCCGATCCCGGATTCCAGCCGCGCTTTGCCCTTGCAGGCACCGCCGCTGGTGCGCGAACATCGGCTGTACCAGGCCGACTGGCTGATGCGGTTCTACGGCTTCGAGGCCGGCGAGATCATCGATCCGGCCGCCGGGATGCTGTCGCTGGAAATCGATCCGAAACTGGCCTGGGCGCTGCGCCACCGCGAGCGCTTCCCGCTCGACGTCAACCGCGCCAGCCGCGAGGAATTGCTGCGGATTCCGGGCTTCGGCCGCAAGGCGGTCGACCGCATCATCGACACCCGCCGCAACAGCGCGATCCGCAGCTCGGACCTCGCCAAACTCCACATCCCACGGAACAAGGCGCTGCCGTTCATCGTTCTCCCCGACCACCGCCCGCCGGCTTACCAGCTCGACGGCGCGCGGCTGGCGGAGCGGTTTCGGCCGAAGGCGCAGCAGTTGGGATTTGGGTTTTGA
- a CDS encoding ImuA family protein, with amino-acid sequence MDSARLDMLARLQGEIDRLESGTAETLRRVPLGHDDVDAVLHGGLMQGALHEVFCDGHQASAATGFVAGVAQRLAEARYLLWIRQDFSARENGELAMAGLAELGFDPRRLVMVRAHDADSALRAAADALACNGLGAVITELWGETRAFDAVASRKLTLAAQQSGVTALMLRIAAAPQASTAETRWVVRAAPSPPIEGWGAPVLDTSLVRNRRGQTGRWIMEWNCDACRFREPQAYPRPLAAEAFDRSGRTGLAAGEHRLAG; translated from the coding sequence ATGGACAGCGCGCGCCTCGACATGCTTGCGCGCCTGCAGGGCGAAATCGACCGGCTCGAAAGCGGGACGGCGGAGACGCTGCGCCGCGTGCCGCTCGGCCATGACGACGTCGATGCGGTGCTGCACGGCGGCCTGATGCAGGGCGCGCTGCACGAAGTGTTCTGCGATGGCCACCAGGCCAGCGCTGCGACCGGCTTCGTCGCCGGCGTGGCGCAGCGTCTCGCCGAGGCACGTTATCTGTTGTGGATCCGCCAGGATTTTTCCGCGCGCGAGAACGGCGAACTGGCGATGGCGGGCCTCGCCGAACTCGGCTTCGACCCGCGCCGCTTGGTGATGGTACGCGCGCACGATGCCGACAGCGCACTCCGCGCCGCCGCCGATGCGCTGGCCTGCAACGGGCTCGGCGCGGTGATCACCGAACTGTGGGGCGAGACCCGCGCGTTCGATGCCGTCGCCTCGCGCAAACTGACATTGGCGGCGCAGCAGTCCGGCGTCACCGCGCTGATGCTGCGGATCGCCGCTGCGCCGCAGGCCTCCACGGCAGAGACGCGCTGGGTGGTGCGCGCGGCGCCTTCGCCGCCGATCGAAGGCTGGGGCGCCCCGGTGCTCGACACCTCGCTTGTTCGCAATCGTCGCGGCCAGACCGGCCGCTGGATCATGGAATGGAATTGTGATGCGTGCCGCTTCCGTGAACCGCAGGCGTATCCTCGGCCTTTGGCTGCCGAGGCTTTCGACCGATCGGGTCGAACGGGCCTCGCCGCAGGCGAGCACCGGCTCGCCGGCTGA
- a CDS encoding Y-family DNA polymerase, translating into MRAASVNRRRILGLWLPRLSTDRVERASPQASTGSPADAAPPPPRVVAAKRDNALVVVACDARASRGEVMPGMPLATVRAMHPAVDVIDHDPHADAALLNAIADWCDRFTPLVALDGADGLLLDITGCAHLFGDEAKLLNTLTAALTRQGFAVSAAIAGTAVAARALTRGGSGLIVAPGEELRAVAPLPVAALGVDDAIVRGLRRAGFKTVGEVLARQPTELAARFGEGFVAVLRQATGEDDAPISPRRPAPDYVVDKNFPEPVATTEVILPTLLALARLLIAAMERSGKGARQLTASFFRSDGAVRSISVETGQPVTRVEVVQRLFAEKLDALADPLDPGFGFDLIRLAASVSVAVTQAQRGFDTTAHQAEDVALLADTLAARLGAKRVVRYLPQDTHIPERAALAVPVQHCPPEPGDAPWPARADEPPLRPLRLLQPPEPIEVLAGVPDGPPAQFTWRRVTHRVTRAEGPERIAMEWWRAAEPGLTRDYFRIEDEDGARFWLYRDGLYGSEAMPEVGGSGQPRWYMHGLFA; encoded by the coding sequence ATGCGTGCCGCTTCCGTGAACCGCAGGCGTATCCTCGGCCTTTGGCTGCCGAGGCTTTCGACCGATCGGGTCGAACGGGCCTCGCCGCAGGCGAGCACCGGCTCGCCGGCTGATGCTGCGCCTCCGCCGCCGCGTGTCGTCGCCGCCAAGCGCGACAACGCGCTGGTGGTGGTCGCGTGCGATGCGCGCGCGAGCCGTGGCGAGGTGATGCCCGGCATGCCGCTCGCCACCGTGCGGGCGATGCATCCGGCGGTCGATGTCATCGATCACGACCCGCACGCCGATGCGGCTCTGCTGAATGCGATTGCCGACTGGTGCGATCGCTTCACGCCGCTGGTGGCGCTCGACGGCGCCGACGGGCTGCTGCTCGACATCACCGGCTGCGCGCATCTGTTCGGCGACGAGGCCAAGCTGCTGAACACGCTGACCGCGGCGCTGACGCGGCAGGGCTTTGCGGTCAGCGCTGCGATCGCCGGCACTGCGGTGGCGGCGCGGGCGCTGACCCGCGGCGGCTCCGGCCTGATCGTCGCGCCGGGCGAAGAGCTGCGCGCGGTGGCGCCGCTGCCGGTGGCGGCGCTGGGCGTCGATGACGCGATCGTACGCGGCCTGCGCCGCGCCGGGTTCAAGACTGTCGGTGAAGTGCTGGCGCGGCAGCCGACCGAACTCGCCGCAAGGTTCGGCGAAGGCTTCGTCGCGGTGCTGCGCCAAGCGACCGGCGAAGACGACGCGCCGATCTCGCCGCGGCGGCCGGCACCGGACTATGTGGTCGACAAGAATTTCCCTGAACCGGTTGCCACCACCGAGGTCATTCTGCCGACGCTGCTGGCGCTGGCGCGGCTGCTGATCGCCGCGATGGAGCGGAGCGGCAAAGGCGCGCGCCAGCTCACCGCGAGCTTCTTCCGCAGCGACGGCGCGGTGCGCAGCATCAGCGTCGAAACCGGACAGCCGGTGACGCGGGTCGAGGTGGTGCAGCGCCTGTTCGCCGAGAAGCTCGACGCGCTCGCCGATCCGCTCGATCCCGGTTTCGGCTTCGATCTGATCCGGCTCGCCGCCAGCGTCAGCGTGGCGGTGACCCAGGCGCAGCGCGGTTTCGACACCACCGCGCATCAGGCCGAGGACGTCGCGCTACTGGCCGACACGCTGGCGGCGCGGCTCGGGGCCAAGCGGGTGGTGCGCTATCTGCCGCAGGATACGCATATCCCCGAGCGCGCCGCGCTCGCCGTACCGGTGCAGCATTGTCCGCCTGAGCCGGGCGATGCGCCGTGGCCGGCGCGGGCCGACGAACCGCCGCTGCGGCCCTTGCGGCTGTTGCAGCCACCGGAGCCGATCGAGGTGCTGGCCGGCGTGCCGGACGGTCCGCCGGCGCAGTTCACCTGGCGCCGCGTCACCCACCGCGTCACACGAGCCGAGGGCCCGGAGCGCATCGCCATGGAATGGTGGCGCGCCGCCGAGCCCGGCCTGACCCGCGATTACTTCCGGATCGAGGACGAGGACGGCGCGCGGTTCTGGCTGTATCGCGACGGCCTGTACGGCAGCGAGGCGATGCCGGAAGTAGGCGGCAGCGGCCAGCCGCGCTGGTACATGCACGGGCTGTTTGCGTGA